The stretch of DNA TGTCAGCACGAAGAGTGTGCAGAGGCACGCGGCCTTCGGCATACTTTTCAACGCGGGCGATTTCGGCACCGCCGAGGCGGCCACCGCACTGCACCTTGATTCCTTCAACGCCCATGCGCATAGCGGACTGGATAGCGCGCTTCATGGCACGGCGGAAAGAAATACGCTTTTCGAGCTGGCGGGCAATGTTTTCAGCGACGAGCTTGGCATCCGTTTCCGGACGCTTGATTTCGTGGACTGCAATATAGATTTCTTTACCGGTGAGGAACTGGAGTTCGCCCTTCAAGCGTTCCAATTCTTCGCCCTTCTTACCGATAACGATACCCGGACGGGCGGTAAAGAGGTTCACGTTCACCTTCTTGACGGTACGTTCGATGCCGACCTTGGAAAGGGAGGCATGTTCGAAACGCTTCATCAAGTAGCGACGGAGCACGATATCTTCATAGAGAAGATCGGCAAACTTGTCTTCGGCATACCACTTGGATTCCCAACCGCGGATAACGCCAAGACGAAGACCATTGGGATGACTCTTGTGACCCATGTTAATTCTCCTTGTCTGCGACGACGACGGTTAAGTGGGAGAGCGGCTTTTCGATACGGAAAGCACGGCCCTGGGAACGCGGGTGAATGCGCTTCATGATCGTGCCACCATCAGCGGTGATGGTCTTGATCACGATTTCTTCGGCGGAAACCGGAGCGGTAGATTTCTGCTTCAGGTTCGCAACGGCGGACTTGAGAGCATTTTCAACCAGCGGAGCACCCTTGGTCTGCGTACGGAGGATGGAGAGCATCGCGAAGGCTTCGCTAACGGACTTGCCGCGAACGAGATCGACAACGCGACGGAGCTTGCGAACGCCGTAACGGACGTTTTTTACTTTAGCTACAGCTTGCATTATTTCTTGCCTCCAGCAGTTTCAGTCTTGCGGTGACCACGGAACGTACGGGTCATAGAGAATTCGCCGAGCTTATGGCCAACCATGTTTTCGGTGACATAGACCGGGATGAACTGCTTGCCGTTATAGACGGAGAAAGTAAGTCCGACCATATCCGGGACGATTGTGGAACGACGGGACCAGGTCTTGATAGCCTGTTTCTTGTCGGAACCGGCCATCGCCTGGGCCTTGCTGAGAACGTGGGAATCCACGAACGCACCTTTCTTAAGGGATCTAGACATGAATTAGGCCCTCTTCTGACGATGACGTACGATGAACTTATCGGTACGCTTGTTGTTACGAGTTTTTGCACCCTTAGAGTTCTTGCCCCAAGGAGAGCACGGATGACGACCACCAGAGGTACGACCTTCACCACCACCGAGGGGGTGATCGACCGGGTTCATAACGACACCACGGACGGCCGGGCGCTTGCCGAGCCAGCGAGAGCGGCCTGCAGAACCCGAGGATTCATTCATGTGATCGATATTGGAAACCTGGCCAACGGTAGCGAGGCAGTCTTCCGGGATGTAGCGGACTTCGCCACTCGGAAGCTTGACCTGGCAGAGCTTGCCGTCCTTGGCAACCAGTTCAGCACCGGCACCAGCGGAACGAGCAATCTGGGCACCCTTGCCCGGCTTCATTTCGATGTTGTGGATAACCGTGTTCAGCGGAATATCGCGGAGAGGGATAGCGTTACCTACGCGGAATTCTGCGCCTTCGCCAGAATTCAGCACATCGCCAACCTTGATGTCGGCCGGAGCGATGATGTATGCGCGCTTGCCGTTTTCGTACTTGACGAGAGCGATACGGGCAGTACGGTTCGGATCGTATTCAATCGTTTCGACAGTGCAGGAGAGACCAGCAAACTGACGCTTGAAATCAATGATACGATACAGTTTCTTGTGACCACCACCACGACGACGGGAAGTAATTTCACCAGCATTGTTACGGCCGGAGCTACGCTTGATACCTTCGGTAAGCGGCTTGTACGGCTTTTCGGCAGTGATTTCCTTGCGGTCACCAATCTGCTTGTAACGCAGTGTCGGGGTAATCGGGCGATAAGATTTCAGACCCATGGTTATACTCCTTCAAACTCGGCAATCTTTTGCCCGGCCTTGAGTGTGATGTAGGCCTTCTTCCAGTTCGGTTTCTTGCCAGCGACCATACGGACGCGCTTAATCTTGCCGCGGTTGATCAAAGTATTGACCTTAGCGACCTTGACGTCAAAGCGCTTTTCGATAGCGGCCTTGATATCGTCCTTGCTAGCGTCCATGGCAACCTTGAACACGTACTTGTGCACATCGGTACGACGATTGACCATGTTCTTCATGGTTTCTTCGGTGACGTGCGGAGCAACGAGGATTTCACGAATTTCTTTCATTAGCGGCCTCCTTCAAGTTCTGCAAGAGCAGCCTGAGAGATGACAACATTGTTCGCACGGACGATGTCGTAAGTATTGACATCTTCGACGCGGGCGCAACGGCACCAAGGAATGTTGTTGGAGGAGAGATAGAGGTTCGCATCCTTAGCGCTCACGACAAACAGAGCATTGCGCTGTTCGACGCCAGCCTTATTGAGGACAGCGAGGAGATCCTTGGTCTTCGGGGCAGCGAAGCTGAGAGCTTCGAACACGAGGACCTTGCCTTCCTGGGCCTTTGCAGCGAGTGCAGAGTGG from Fibrobacter sp. encodes:
- the rpsS gene encoding 30S ribosomal protein S19, whose product is MSRSLKKGAFVDSHVLSKAQAMAGSDKKQAIKTWSRRSTIVPDMVGLTFSVYNGKQFIPVYVTENMVGHKLGEFSMTRTFRGHRKTETAGGKK
- the rpsC gene encoding 30S ribosomal protein S3: MGHKSHPNGLRLGVIRGWESKWYAEDKFADLLYEDIVLRRYLMKRFEHASLSKVGIERTVKKVNVNLFTARPGIVIGKKGEELERLKGELQFLTGKEIYIAVHEIKRPETDAKLVAENIARQLEKRISFRRAMKRAIQSAMRMGVEGIKVQCGGRLGGAEIARVEKYAEGRVPLHTLRADIDYATAIAKTVYGAIGIKVWIMHGEKIGKDVMNDNKREK
- the rplW gene encoding 50S ribosomal protein L23, which produces MKEIREILVAPHVTEETMKNMVNRRTDVHKYVFKVAMDASKDDIKAAIEKRFDVKVAKVNTLINRGKIKRVRMVAGKKPNWKKAYITLKAGQKIAEFEGV
- the rplV gene encoding 50S ribosomal protein L22; this encodes MQAVAKVKNVRYGVRKLRRVVDLVRGKSVSEAFAMLSILRTQTKGAPLVENALKSAVANLKQKSTAPVSAEEIVIKTITADGGTIMKRIHPRSQGRAFRIEKPLSHLTVVVADKEN
- the rplB gene encoding 50S ribosomal protein L2, translating into MGLKSYRPITPTLRYKQIGDRKEITAEKPYKPLTEGIKRSSGRNNAGEITSRRRGGGHKKLYRIIDFKRQFAGLSCTVETIEYDPNRTARIALVKYENGKRAYIIAPADIKVGDVLNSGEGAEFRVGNAIPLRDIPLNTVIHNIEMKPGKGAQIARSAGAGAELVAKDGKLCQVKLPSGEVRYIPEDCLATVGQVSNIDHMNESSGSAGRSRWLGKRPAVRGVVMNPVDHPLGGGEGRTSGGRHPCSPWGKNSKGAKTRNNKRTDKFIVRHRQKRA